DNA sequence from the Dreissena polymorpha isolate Duluth1 chromosome 3, UMN_Dpol_1.0, whole genome shotgun sequence genome:
GCTCGAATCCCGCAATTAGCGTTCACAGTTATCACACATCAATACATGAAGGTGCTATTATCTCGGAAGGGCCTAAAACATGGAGTCTCACACACGAACTGTTCAGGTTGTCCAACTTCGGTTGGTACTGGGGTCCAATTACACGTCGAGAAGCGGAGAGAAAATTAAATGGACAACCAGATGGTGCTTTCTTAGTTCGTGACAGTTCGGATGAACGATACTTGTTAAGTCTTAGTTTTCGTTCCTATGGAAAAACTCTTCATACCCGTATTGAACATTGTAATGGCAAATTCATATTTGATGCACAGCCGGATACAGAAGGGTACCCATCCATTGTGGACCTTATTCAAAATTCAATGAATGATCCTCAGACTGGAATTTGTAGTTACTCTAGACGTGGCTGCCCGAGTCCCCCTATTTACCCAGTTAGACTTACAAAACCTGTTTCACGCTTTACACAGGTTAGGTCATTGCAATATTTGTGCAGATTTGTTATACGCCAATACACACGTTACGATCACATTCAGCATTTGCCATTGCCAAAAAAACTGAAAGGATGGATTGGGGAAAATCAATATTAAGTGCAAgtcaattgtatttaattattatgttaattattGATGTGCATTAGAGCTTTAGTTCACATT
Encoded proteins:
- the LOC127874402 gene encoding suppressor of cytokine signaling 6-like → MSNMRSESLAISQLSCSQELGNKQNDSVKKKEKMSLFWKLRRRFQSNFNRKSLDEERTPHIANLKPKSPNKKQKQTKKCRINLCSKPSNSNSSQSAESLDLNLLQKKLADENMWYNRDRNDASSSVEKASCKSKDISVFQTSSNICSCGLSTENRDTRKITNRSPGAILSNQFQIQAVCHANGTRGSNPAISVHSYHTSIHEGAIISEGPKTWSLTHELFRLSNFGWYWGPITRREAERKLNGQPDGAFLVRDSSDERYLLSLSFRSYGKTLHTRIEHCNGKFIFDAQPDTEGYPSIVDLIQNSMNDPQTGICSYSRRGCPSPPIYPVRLTKPVSRFTQVRSLQYLCRFVIRQYTRYDHIQHLPLPKKLKGWIGENQY